The following are from one region of the Lytechinus pictus isolate F3 Inbred chromosome 4, Lp3.0, whole genome shotgun sequence genome:
- the LOC129259163 gene encoding brefeldin A-inhibited guanine nucleotide-exchange protein 3-like isoform X4, whose amino-acid sequence MEGLFGQILKEATSNKHAAIREAVSQAQGIYSQESEASTHSQREVCIEPFKLCLESKTSKIIPLGINGLQKVVTDEKLKCREGEIEHEDDTMPNQILRAVAVTPSLSEEHQVEIMKLLLMVACSNPSHVSPQTVINIAKACIDWPIRHPSQASNAAKITLTQTLSVLCKALVKSTIMLDHGEMDRLCGDVVAVLGFLCNKVSETHKAGASTQNQTQLTFELEAILAMLTNMEPNLRSSSAFQKVLWQELCPTLIAILGIPKDQKSIISSNHHPDHHHHPGHLATNHHQEHGRGSSSAVSVPVSFRSARHVIYCIAGELIRLVGCVASMRPVIGSLLHRMLLFPPPLQRNEALKVLKEILSSPGRILDLSGPAIEGAEITCMSNKDHKADLDLIKLLMDAISEASGCHEVCVSSIGCVGALLASLEQISHGKGMSQWQAEEILRRAKEKEEENKKEMEQEEDGPPCLTPENLHINFQPERKKTLLELAGAYRSPTGDGNQTVEGLERGAVQNGDGEREGDGDLQEVDPITPRGGCDNGDGLVEGVQEEEVQEEEEDKVVDQEDPVALAAAAFAADDDAEEEVVDDGTGDAGQDETRKEAEGKEEEKEKAVETSEVVEEGDGRELEEPDEDLGEDSPLISQGDDIKNGVQHPESSASASEDVKVEGEDGEAKGSSLPGSPSAAAEKAALLIAKKEKEAAQDFADALLSMLPRFLAIDDVTDVDKAIQLFASRYVIGYSMKKSEAEGDKSNKLNLTPVINADGIYVATYACLLLNLKLVRSDHYQNPASLPLTQKQFIDSVHYSGVLVYLSASWLGELYRIIITRNLLEEGGYQPSMEYCNRALISILTDLDGLGSQELGGQMLHDAPTYNQGIKTLPVNNSNLEGSAGEVFARELLTTFWRRILSILSIPLSSKHTLVQGGGLAFLLGSEGSSSKEQNSRDKDAICLSLDGLRKAAELSCTLGLQTRCAAVFAQLSEASCASDNPTPDTNSTETSSRMASLRGKLGKGQGMRLHAAHVLSMDALLSMGLEMGSHSAECWGHVFRCCAFVSQLEHTQFSSTDAQPSVTPLPNVKESTRSIEPLEEAMSDELDLIPPYMSAHVPVAPPPVAQAPPPSSSGIDVQEFIKKEMEELGFEIGSAKGGLLSVAKAAKVVCGLSAGVDRLFDDAASSLNLQALLGFLRELRLASQAQLYRCSQPIPSTEGIGPMGLDTAGHPLAGDHSMIAPTSPSKSLPTVGKAETSLLLFRLGDVILKCVRHPSRPIIHMMQAWSLVAPHLIEAACHKDRHVSKRAIDIIHDVLTEVMMSSQELPHFNFHEALLKPFESLLRLELCDGDVQDQVVSSICELVEGSFSNIKSGWRPLFGALRAVRMQPHQHHESDDSPDRAEHPLAPVCNVFEAFLNTDNVTVFANAAIDCILCLLKFVRGGSNAGISETSSEADEGDIGTSPTKPSSPRQRPPMTYGVFDLCFPALNYLHRCHKILASIHQMPSCPMFRGAHSIRLVARESFPPGELSPQRSFPLPSSPTSPRHGGLSSLGLDDELFQPIAMESVDDYTGIIRVWFLLLEGLTGAVALCPRRYQPPTLELLFELLRSMAVHPGPMFGVYAVTELLLPMMHSWVRRNRHVHSTWDATTANFKQACGLATDLVVEHLTQGNTTQETCNSQSDGNRDGDIPPLPPINGRCLMLKQLLDILVECIGQSNESVARLGCSCIRHLLLSAGPSFTHDMWTVACNGMQRAVATSLRSIRQLMSCFQPGSDDFMGDVCPVKVAARKDVTDMEYLRLQQLAQQVFLLECQRPVSMDMTSEDDPRSFIFIIYPPDMDLTTSIDQIKSRVSFRGIVLGLLAHQLLIQTLGTILLHGSEIQVSGEHTAISTTSLPSKLSPHDGTDCPTSPTTNSSKVPPFDSSLPGLLAYLSPRNLSLLLECFIQSYQIACEFNSRPGLKFLLQKVSRFEVAANLYWQGAMSFTFYLHTLLELCHHTPRNKMEASHIKEIIRALCRNEGIPEHPTKFGEGDTAPEEETTPSAASQNDNSRQRSATLQSRDSVSSVDNLQLKCDLTFHPSSVDDLDWLIKRLHGICNDVCASFIQLHVVPNCGKNDAPLSSDMALFFLVAPTTSPDDSRDRMFTFELEDDPLSDGDIDDDEEDDKEREANGEPKPSRQHRSSLPRAKGFKFASHWTPNVKYGSEVNGEVREQEVNVIEQRKTNREKMLRQGSSGEEEGQVYTVATKKAIKSLMQEYKKRKLHHSRSVFVKKPTFKEQMYGRIKAKEAAATLTPVERQRRKQIQEEQKSSILQDSEAQMQTWGNMLGTMLKLLQLLPDEQFSAFLPAIFPCINQLICHVTNDQVRQGVMEFMDRVARIHGIA is encoded by the exons ATGGAGGGGTTGTTTGGACAGATCCTTAAGGAGGCAACATCAAACAAGCATGCAGCTATACGAGAGGCCGTCAGCCAAGCACAAG GGATATACAGCCAGGAGTCAGAAGCTTCTACACATTCACAGAGAGAAGTCTGTATTGAACCATTTAAACTGTGCTTGGAATCAAAGACTAGCAAGATTATTCCCTTGGGGATCAATGGACTTCAG AAAGTAGTAACTGATGAGAAATTGAAGTGCCGAGAGGGTGAGATAGAGCATGAAGATGATACCATGCCAAACCAGATCCTTAGAGCAGTAGCTGTGACTCCATCACTGAGTGAGGAGCATCAAGTAGAGATCATGAAG CTTCTCTTGATGGTAGCCTGCTCTAATCCATCTCATGTGTCTCCGCAGACTGTTATCAACATTGCCAAG GCTTGCATTGATTGGCCCATTCGTCATCCCAGTCAAGCAAGTAATGCTGCTAAAATCACCCTCACGCAAACCTTGAGTGTGCTGTGTAAAGCGCTA GTTAAAAGCACTATCATGTTAGACCATGGAGAGATGG acCGATTATGTGGTGATGTGGTTGCTGTACTGGGGTTCTTATGTAACAAGGTCTCAGAAACTCACAA aGCTGGAGCCAGCACTCAGAATCAAACGCAGCTGACCTTTGAACTGGAAGCTATCTTGGCCATGCTTACCAACATGGAGCCCAACCTGCGAAGCAGTTCAGCATTCCAGAAAGTTCTTTG GCAAGAGCTTTGCCCCACCCTCATCGCGATCCTCGGTATCCCCAAGGACCAGAAATCCATCATCTCCTCTAACCATCATCCcgaccaccaccatcatcctgGTCACCTAGCAACCAATCATCATCAGGAGCACGGTAGAGGATCCAGCAGCGCGGTGTCCGTTCCCGTCTCCTTTCGCTCAGCCAGGCACGTGATCTACTGTATAGCAGGAGAACTGATCAGACTGGTAGGGTGTGTGGCTTCTATGAGGCCTGTGATTGGTTCATTGCTACACAGGATGTTGCTGTTTCCTCCGCCTTTGCAGAGGAACGAGGCCCTCAAGGTCCTTAAAGAG ATACTGTCTTCACCTGGTCGGATCCTGGACCTATCTGGACCTGCTATAGAGGGAGCTGAGATTACATGCATGTCAAACAAGGACCATAAAGCAGACCTGGACCTCATCAAACT ACTCATGGATGCTATTTCTGAAGCGTCTGGTTGCCATGAGGTGTGCGTGTCTAGCATTGGATGTGTGGGGGCGCTGTTAGCCTCGTTGGAACAGATCAGTCATGGGAAAGGAATGAGTCAATGGCAGGCAGAAGAGATCCTAAGGAGAgcaaaggaaaaagaagaggaaaacaAGAAAG AAATGGAACAAGAAGAAGATGGACCACCTTGCCTTACACCAGAAAACCTTCATATCAACTTCCAGCCAGAGCGGAAGAAGACACTCCTTGAACTCGCTGGAGCCTACAGATCACCTACGGGAGATGGGAACCAGACTGTTGAAGGTCTAGAAAGGGGCGCAGTGCAGAATGGAGATGGAGAAAGGGAAGGAGATGGTGATCTACAGGAGGTTGATCCTATCACACCAAGGGGAGGATGTGATAATGGGGATGGATTGGTAGAAGGAGTGCAGGAAGAGGAGGtccaggaggaggaggaggacaaGGTGGTGGACCAGGAGGATCCTGTTGCACTTGCTGCAGCTGCTTTTGCCGCCGATGATGATGCAGAGGAGGAGGTAGTGGATGATGGTACTGGTGATGCGGGCCAGGATGAGACCAGGAAGGAGgcggaaggaaaagaagaagagaaggaaaaggcAGTCGAGACCAGCGAGGTTGTAGAGGAAGGTGATGGCAGGGAGCTCGAAGAGCCTGATGAAGATTTAGGGGAGGACTCACCACTTATCTCTCAGGGTGATGATATCAAGAATGGTGTCCAACATCCTGAATCCAGTGCATCAGCTTCAGAGGATGTGAAGGTAGAAGGAGAGGATGGAGAAGCTAAAGGATCATCTTTACCAGGAAGCCCTTCAGCTGCTGCAGAAAAG GCTGCTCTCCTCATtgcaaagaaagagaaagaagctGCCCAGGATTTTGCTGATGCTCTCCTCTCCATGTTACCAAGGTTTCTTGCCATTGATGATGTCACCGATGTTGATAAGGCTATTCAGCTGTTTGCATCCAGATATGTAATTG GGTATAGCATGAAGAAGTCTGAAGCAGAAGGTGATAAATCCAACAAGTTGAACCTGACTCCAGTCATCAATGCCGATGGTATCTATGTTGCTACTTACGCCTGTTTGCTACTCAATCTCAAGCTTGTGAGAAGTGATCATTACCAGAACCCTGCATCTCTACCTCTGACACAG AAACAATTCATTGACAGTGTCCATTACAGCGGGGTATTGGTGTACCTGTCGGCCAGTTGGCTGGGTGAGCTTTACAGGATTATTATAACCAGGAACCTTCTGGAGGAAGGAGGCTACCAACCTTCAATGGAATACTGTAACCGGGCTCTTATCTCCATCCTGACAG ATCTTGATGGATTAGGAAGTCAAGAGCTTGGAGGTCAGATGCTTCATGATGCCCCTACTTACAATCAAGGGATTAAAACGCTACCAGTCAACAACTCAAATCTAGAAGGGTCAGCAG GTGAGGTGTTTGCCCGAGAGCTCCTGACAACCTTCTGGCGTAGGATACTCTCCATCCTGTCCATACCCCTCTCCTCCAAGCACACCCTAGTCCAGGGTGGTGGCCTGGCCTTCCTACTGGGGAGTGAAGGAAGCAGCAGTAAGGAACAGAACTCAAGGGACAAAGATGCTATCTGTCTTAGTCTGGATGGTCTCAGGAAGGCTGCAGAACTCAGCTGTACTCTGG GCCTCCAGACGCGTTGTGCGGCTGTCTTCGCCCAGCTGAGCGAGGCTTCCTGTGCAAGTGACAATCCCACTCCTGACACCAATAGTACAGAGACATCATCCAGGATGGCAAGCCTTAGGGGGAAGCTAGGCAAGGGACAGGGGATGAGGCTTCATGCTGCCCATGTTCTCAGTATGGATGCACTGCTTTCTATGGGTCTTGAGATGGGTAGCCACTCGGCGGAATGCTGGGGTCATGTCTTCAG ATGCTGTGCCTTTGTCTCACAACTCGAACACACTCAATTCAGCAGCACCGATGCTCAACCCTCAGTCACCCCGTTGCCAAACGTCAAAGAATCCACTCGGTCAATTGAACCCCTGGAGGAGGCCATGTCGGACGAGCTTGATCTGATTCCTCCGTACATGTCGGCCCATGTCCCAGTAGCCCCTCCACCAGTCGCTCAAGCTCCGCCTCCATCATCATCGGGCATTGATGTGCAGGAGTTCATCAAGAAGGAGATGGAAGAGTTAGGGTTTGAGATTGGGTCTGCTAAGGGAGGACTGCTCAGTGTGGCCAAGGCTGCCAAAGTTGTCTGTGGACTATCTGCAGGAGTAGACAG GCTCTTTGATGATGCTGCATCTAGTCTCAACCTCCAGGCCTTACTAGGTTTCTTGCGAGAGCTACGTCTTGCATCCCAGGCCCAGCTGTACCGCTGCTCCCAACCCATCCCATCTACCGAGGGCATCGGACCCATGGGGTTGGATACAGCTGGTCACCCCCTTGCTGGTGACCACAGCATGATCGCTCCTACATCACCCAGTAAGTCACTCCCAACGGTGGGGAAGGCAGAGACTTCATTGCTGCTGTTCAGGCTAGGGGATGTGATTCTCAAGTGCGTGAGGCATCCTAGTCGTCCCATTATACACATGATGCAGGCATGGAGTCTAGTCGCCCCTCATCTCATAGAG gCTGCTTGCCACAAAGATCGGCATGTGTCCAAGCGAGCCATTGACATCATCCATGATGTCCTTACAGAGGTTATGATGTCCAGTCAGGAGTTACCTCACTTTAACTTCCATGAGGCTCTACTGAAACCCTTTGAAAGTCTTCTTAGACTGGAACTATGTGACGGTGATGTCCAAGATCAG GTGGTTTCCTCAATATGTGAGCTCGTTGAGGGGTCCTTTTCAAACATCAAGTCTGGCTGGCGTCCTTTGTTTGGAGCTCTACGGGCAGTACGCATGCAGCCGCATCAGCACCATGAATCGGATGATTCACCAGACAGGGCAGAGCATCCGCTTGCCCCGGTCTGCAATGTCTTTGAAGCATTCCTCAATACTGATAACGTGACTGTCTTTGCCAATGCTGCCATTGACTGCATACTGTGTCTTCTGAAATTTGTCAGGGGTGGAA gcAATGCGGGTATATCAGAAACCAGCAGTGAGGCCGATGAAGGTGACATTGGCACCTCTCCAACCAAGCCCTCATCCCCACGGCAACGACCCCCGATGACCTACGGTGTCTTTGACCTCTGCTTCCCTGCTCTCAATTACCTTCATCGATGCCACAAGATTCTTGCCTCTATTCATCAGATGCCCTCCTGCCCTATGTTCAGGGGAGCGCATTCCATCAGGCTGGTGGCTAGAGAGAGTTTTCCTCCAGGGGAATTATCACCTCAAAG GTCCTTTCCTCTTCCAAGTTCTCCTACGTCCCCAAGGCATGGAGGATTGTCCTCTCTGGGTTTGGATGATGAACTCTTCCAGCCTATCGCCATGGAATCAGTAGATGACTACACTGGAATCATCCGGGTCTGGTTCCTTTTACTGGAAGGTTTGACAGGAGCAGTGGCTCTATGTCCTAGAAGATATCAACCTCCTACTTTGGAACTACTCTTTGAACTACTTAGATCTATGGCAGTACATCCTG GGCCTATGTTCGGTGTCTACGCCGTGACTGAGCTCCTCCTGCCCATGATGCACTCTTGGGTGCGTCGCAACCGCCATGTCCATTCCACTTGGGATGCCACTACGGCCAACTTCAAGCAGGCATGTGGCCTGGCTACTGACCTGGTGGTAGAACACCTGACCCAAGGAAACACCACCCAGGAAACGTGTAACTCACAGTCTGATGGTAATAGAGACGGGgatatcccaccgctgccaccgaTAAATGGTCGATGCCTGATGCTGAAGCAGTTGCTGGATATCCTGGTAGAATGCATAGGGCAGTCCAATGAATCAGTGGCTAGGCTAGGGTGCTCTTGTATCAG ACATCTGTTGCTGAGTGCTGGTCCCAGTTTTACCCATGACATGTGGACGGTGGCATGTAATGGCATGCAACGAGCTGTGGCAACAAGTCTTCGAAGTATCAGGCAGCTGATGTCCTGCTTCCAGCCAGGATCTGATGATTTCATGGGAGATGTCTGTCCTGTGAAGGTCGCTGCCCGCAAGGATGTCACAGATATGGAGTACCTTAGACTGCAGCAACTTGCCCAACAG gtgttcCTCTTAGAATGCCAGCGACCAGTTTCCATGGATATGACCTCAGAGGATGACCCAAGGTCGTTCATATTTATCATCTATCCTCCTGATATGGACCTCACTACAAGCATTGACCAAATAAAATCAAG AGTGTCTTTCCGTGGAATAGTCCTTGGATTGTTGGCGCATCAGTTGCTGATCCAGACTCTAGGTACAATCCTCCTCCATGGATCAGAGATTCAAGTCTCTGGTGAACACACTGCAATCTCCACTACAAGTCTGCCATCAAAGCTAAGCCCTCATGATGGGACAGACTGCCCAACTTCACCCACTACCAACTCCAGTAAGGTACCTCCATTTGACTCATCTTTACCTGGTCTCCTTGCGTATCTCTCACCTCGAAACCTGTCCCTTCTTCTTGAGTGCTTTATCCAGTCGTACCAGATTGCCTGCGAGTTCAACAGCAGGCCAGGGTTGAAGTTCCTTCTGCAAAAGGTATCCAGGTTTGAGGTTGCAGCAAACCTGTACTGGCAAGGTGCAATGAGCTTCACCTTCTACCTTCACACACTCCTGGAACTCTGCCACCACACACCTCGGAATAAGATGGAAGCCTCCCATATCAAGGAGATCATCAGGGCTCTGTGCCGGAATGAGGGTATACCTGAACATCCCACGAAATTTGGAGAAGGGGACACTGCTCCGGAAGAAGAGACGACACCAAGTGCTGCATCACAAAATGATAACTCTCGTCAGCGATCAGCAACTCTGCAGAGTAGGGATAGTGTCAGCAGTGTAGACAACTTGCAGCTGAAATGTGACTTAACCTTTCATCCGAGTTCTGTTGACGATCTTGATTGGCTGATAAAGCGACTTCATGGTATATGTAACGATGTCTGTGCCTCTTTTATCCAGCTGCATGTTGTCCCTAATTGTGGTAAGAATGATGCCCCTCTATCTTCAGACATGGCTCTCTTTTTCTTGGTGGCACCTACTACATCCCCTGATGATAGCCGGGATAGGATGTTCACCTTTGAACTTGAGGATGATCCTCTGTCTGACGGTGACatcgatgatgatgaggaggatgacaAGGAAAGAGAAGCAAATGGTGAGCCAAAGCCAAGTAGGCAACACAGAAGCAGTCTTCCAAGAGCCAAAGGTTTCAAATTTGCATCTCATTGGACTCCTAATGTCAAGTATGGCTCAGAGGTTAATGGTGAGGTCAGGGAACAGGAGGTCAATGTGATTGAACAGCGTAAGACCAACAGAGAGAAGATGCTCCGCCAAGGAAGCAGCGGAGAAGAGGAAGGGCAGGTCTACACGGTAGCCACTAAGAAGGCTATCAAGAGCCTCATGCAGGAGTACAAGAAGCGTAAACTCCACCACTCCCGCTCTGTCTTCGTCAAGAAGCCCACCTTCAAGGAGCAGATGTACGGCCGCATCAAAGCCAAGGAAGCAGCAGCAACGTTGACTCCCGTGGAGCGCCAGCGCCGGAAACAGATCCAGGAAGAACAGAAGTCGTCCATCCTGCAAGACAGCGAGGCTCAGATGCAGACATGGGGCAACATGCTAGGCACCATGTTGAAGCTTCTACAGCTTCTACCTGATGAACAGTTCAGCGCATTCCTTCCAGCCATCTTCCCTTGTATCAACCAGCTCATATGTCATGTGACCAATGATCAGGTTAGGCAAGGGGTCATGGAGTTCATGGACAGGGTCGCACGTATTCATGGTATTGCCTGA